In Gossypium arboreum isolate Shixiya-1 chromosome 3, ASM2569848v2, whole genome shotgun sequence, the sequence TGTTTTGTTCGAATGATTGAGATTTAATGAATGTTTGGATGAATCTTGATTTAATTTCACATGTtcctattctgtttcttttactGTAGCAACCCATAACCCGATTCTAGCATCAAggacgggtgaggggtgttatccTATCCTAAAATCAACAAGAAGACACAAAATCTCTCTCTAATGAAAatgtttaaaacaaaattttgagagTTAAAATAAAGAGGAGATGACGAAAAATTACATTACCTAAACGATTGTAATCTAGAAAACTCAAGAATCAAACCCCTTCCTATTAACAATGTTTTTCACGaaaataaggaaatggaaagaaaaatgagaaattaTCCTTTCAAGAACtgaaaaaatgagaatttttagtgaaaatctTACCTACAAAACTTGATTAAATGATATTGAATAAAAGATAGAGTTTTGATCATAAATGGATTTGTAAAATCGTGAGAAATAAGAGACTCAACCATTTCCTCCAAGCAAAACCATCTAATGGATATATTGCCAAGGTACCTTTGGTTTAATAACGTATTAAGGACTCCTTCCGTAACTAATTCTATCTGTTAAGCATAAGACATTTACCACTAAAATTTTATCCTTTTTTATAAAATAGTCCATATCTCAATATTCTAATTTCTTTATTCCCCAACTAATTTAAACTAACTACTAATTATTAACTACAATTAATGAATTATAAAATCAACTCGATACGAAGGTTTTTAAAACTAGACTTGTGGTTAAATCGGTCAGACCACCGATTCACTAGTCTAACTAGTtcaattaaaaatcattaaaaattaattaaaattttaaaaattagttcAACTAATCCATATGGGTTCGCAAGTTAATTAATCCAATCTCTTGTTTCTGACTAATTCCCTATCCAACCGACTAGATCTAATTTCGAAAATCATGCATAATTCATTTTTGAAAACCTCTCGGTTTAACTTCCCAAAACATcccaatttttaatttcaaatttttttcatttttcgacatttaaaaatttaggccattataattttatgaaaaatcatacaaacactaaaaaattaattttctaaaaataaattcatttttaaaaatcattttctaaAAGTTATTATCAATAAAACAAGCATGTGATTGAgtaaataatatgaaattaacCAAAACTATCTTTAATCAAATTGTGCTAACCCCTAAATTTGATTTAAAGGAAAACCGTGCTCAAGCTTGATTCTAACCTGCAAGGTCAGTTGGTTTTACAGTTCaaatattgaaattattaaaagaaaagaaaaagaaaagaaaaaactctTATctaaagtgaaataaaatacaCTTTAATGCATTTAAATTTATATCTTTTTTActtgataataataatatgaatcaAGTTAAATTACTAAATAAAAGATTTGGACAAGCATATTTCTATTATCCAAACTTAATTACGAGTAAATTTcatgaattataaaattattgcaaTCAGTGTTCGCTATATACTATTTATCAAACAAAAATAAGTAAACCATTTTAAttgtaaattataaaatataattcatattctaAATTACTTAAATGCTAttccatgacaaagaatatggagaTGATACAACAAGGAAATGATCTAAAATacattttattttgaattaatggtTTGAATGCAATGATGCATAATAATTTTGttccatgtatatatataatttaccagaattttatgagaaaatattgccagtatatatatatatttatatatatatatattatattatagatTTAAAAGAAGTGTAGATTTGCATTTGGTTCAATATATGCTCGAAGTTGTCATTAGTTTTCTGGATAGGATGCGAATGCATGCCTTCGTAGGTTGTTTCAACGATTCCTTCATCTTTGGTTAATCTTTGAACCTGCTTCTTCACTTTGCATCCTTGGTGTGTACATCGATAATAGCTTCTGCACCCATTATATTATTATCATCAACAAATAAAACCATtcaattcatttttattttattagaggCAAACCACATTCTTCATGCATATGCTGGCTTTGAAACAGTGAAGGATTCACATTCACACATTACTCCctcaaattaataaaatttatacacAGCATGACATCTACGGCTCATGCATGCATGGTTGGGTCAACAATACATACATTTTTGTACCatgttggattttttttttattgagtAAAGTTCAAATTATAACTTACTTCTGTTACGACACTGCTTTAACTCAAATATTACTTGTACCATGTTACAAAACACCATGCCAAAACCAATCAAGACTCAGTGGCTTCCATCTGATGCCCAAAGAGAATTGCACGTTAGCGTTTGGTGCTTTGGGCTGCAAACTATctctgtttttctttttcttttttttggttaaaatatgtgATAAATTAATCTACTCTTTGTGAATTTAATCtccttatttttcaaattttaaaattcaagtcctACTATTAAcactataaattttattttattaaatttaagttcatTACAATATCATTTTTAACTATATTACtaccaagtgagtattttttttattttaaaatgtcacacaAATAAATTTAACAGTATTAACAATTGgacttaaatttcaaaatttaaaaatagaggattaaattctaaaaaataaaattacaagaaCTAAATTACTAATTTGTGAATTAtggcatattttattttattttttccaaattttttatgatcttaaatttgtttatttttccgtaATCAACTTAATGCTGGGTTAGGACTAAAACTGCAATATAAAAAAAGTTGATGGTACACCAATCACAtattaatttatttgaaattatcCATCCTTTATCATTTAATCCTAAAACATTAGTTACCGAGTGCGGACCAGACATTTGTACCTAAAAAGAAATACTTGTACTGTGTAATTAGCTGataaattaaagtttctaaacaAGAAATTAGGATCAGTTGATTATTCCAGGATGGAAGGGATGAattaatcttttttattttttccaattTGCGTTATAGTATATGGCATTGGTATCTTGACTTGATCAACAATGTCTGAACTAATTAGATATGCAATATATATTCCTAAAATTGAAGTCTTTAGGCGGAGCAGTGACTGATAGCAGTAAAAGTAAGGCAGAATGAGAGTACATACCTTGGGAATTTGCTGTTCTTAACAGCTTTATGCCCATATTTTCTCCATCTATAACCATCATCAAGTATATCAACTTGGCTTCTAGTTTGAAAAGCATATCTGGGTTttcttatctttttattttctccCTTCTTCGTTTTACCGATTTTCACTTCACTTTCAGTCGTCGTTCCAACCAAGCTGTTGTTTTCGTTCGTCGCCCCACCAACTTTTATATCTGCCATTAGTCCCAATATCCCATCATTATCTTTGCCGCATTCGAATTCACTATAACCAAGCGAGCTCGTGAGGTTTAAGGACAAGGACGTCGATGAGGATGATGAAGTAGGGAAAAAACCCTGAAAATTTTCCATGTTAGTAGATAGAGAGAAAGAAAGCGATAGCTTTGGGGAGATGGATCCctacttatatatatacacacactatGAAGAAGGAGAAGGAATTGAACAGTGAACGAAGATAAATGCTTTTTGTGAAAGTTAGACTTAGAGGCGAAAGAAAGAGAAACTTAAAAGAGGGTGGCGGCCCCTTGGTTACCCATGGCAGTCATCTCTCTTTATCTTATGTCTAGTATCGTAAACGGCAcgtaatatataattattatataaatattttatatatacgaAATACGGTTAATATAGATTTTAACCCCTGAACTAATATGTTTGTACTTAGTTGGTACCTCTTTTGACCTTATTAGTATCTAAACTTGTATTCTGTCAACTAAGTTAATACCTTTGTAATAACATCATTAGTTTGTATTGATGTGGGTTTTTTAGCCAACCTGATAATGTCACATGGTAGTCTCTCAATATGTCACGTGTCAAACACAAATtagaaaatctttaaaaatataaaagtccTTGAACCTTTTTAGAAAAAACAATTAAGTCTCTGCtattttttcactcaattggatACTTAAATTGTCAAAATACATCAAAAAGGCCCTTAGATCGTTAACTTTAATGGTTGATTGTTAAAGTTAATGgccttcaattttttttctttattcagTTATCTCCACCACCCATCATGTTGTGGTTGTGACATGTGGtggaaaaataatcaaaatttataaaaacaaaattaagatTTTATAAAATACAGAAAATAtacttttttaatattaaaatatatatttttaaaacttttaaaatttagaaagaatattaaaattataaaaataatagaaaattattaataacattataaaatataaaaggttTATTAGTAAAAGGAAAAACTTtagcttaaaataaaaaaaatcaattaaactctCAACAAAATTTAGCACTTAATTGAGCctttaaaagatgaaaaattaatCAATCAAGCCCTTCCATTAATGCTAACCAAGTTTGATTGTTAAGTTATGCTAACTTGGTTGATAGACTAACCGAACGACGACATGTGACAGCCACGTGTACATCATGTTGACGTagcaaatattttttaaaaaataaaaaatctaaaaaaatatttaaaaaataattattgggCAATGTTTTTTTTAGGGATCAACagcaaaattatacatgaactttaatttaatgTGCAATACtatacataaactttgattttgtgtgattttatacatgaaattttgatttatttaattttcagaAATTACTAACAGCATACAAAAATTGTGATATTAatccaatataaaaattaaatgtttgtattcatttatttaaatttgtacaattaaatcaaaatcgaagttttatatgtatatataaaccacaattcaagtttcatgtatatGATTACACCAAATCAAAATTGATATATCTATGGGGCGTGCCTCGTATTTATCGGACAGTTTGTAGACACTTAATAAAGACAGAGGCGAAATAGGCACAACGTCGTGACGAGGGACAACGTCATGAGAGGGATTTCGTGACAACACGATAAGTTCTCCAATTGACGGAGAGGTGACATCATGACGAGCATGCATAGAACGTCACGACGACACAACGTATTCCTCAAGTAATACAATCGCATTTTAACAACCAAACATGACTTCTTATCTCAATTGAACTTTGAATACTTCACGGATATTTTAAGCATTTTAGCCATTTAAACTTAGCTTATTTAAAGGACCTTGTATTCCTATTCTGAAAGGCAATTAAAGATATAGTACTACATGACTTTTCTTTTCGGGGTGACAAGAAGTAGTCACAGATAAGTTTTAGTGAGAATTCTCGTGGTAATTATGGAGAAAATTTTGTACCCCTTTTGAGAGAACTCTATGAGAATTAAAGTTTTGTTTTCAAGTTTGCTCTATGAGAGTTAGGGTTTGTATTCAAGGTTTtgggtaatgtaacaccccgaattttgggcctagaagttttgggttaTGAGTGTAGTGACAGTGGGAAGGTTGCACAAATGAGTTAAGTTGTGCTTTTTAGtgttagaatgggcctgctggtctagtggttgagTGAGTGTTAGTGTACTTTGAAGTTCCGGGTTTTAGTCTTGCGTTCGCTCTCTGGatgaatttttttcttcttcttcttctttttaagtttttattctactacttatttttatttcattttatttgattttaaattattttatgattttattatctttatttttatttttggtctaTTTTTGGACGttcttccttcttttctttttggggGTTTTCTCTGGCTTTTCTTTTGGGATTGTCGTGATTGATTAGGAAACGTTTCATCTGCGACCAGTAGAATTACGCTCCTCTGCCATCATCTCCTATCACATAACAGGTGTGGGATTAGAAACCTTGTCTtctcattattatttttacaaaatttatgtTTCGACATAGTTTGTTTATGTGTTAACCCGAAGTTTTTGGGTTCTAGACACTGGAAGTAAGGATACACTGCCACTTGCTGATATATTTTTGATAGGACAAAGATTAGGGATGGTTTCGAGCTGTTTTGGGGATGGTTTTGTAACCTCCTCGACGACCAcaagaggcacacgcccgtgtagatttGGGCACTAGGGTTCCAGGCCAATTTGGGTGCCACACAGTCTGGCCATACGATCGTGTGCCTGATTTGGGGATTTTGTCAGAATTCACACAGCCACATCTCTTGGGCAAACGGGCATGTGGGTTCGAGAAttagggttttaaagatttagagCCACACGACCTGGCCATACAGCCATGtggctaatttggggatttagggatcccacacAGACATGTGTTTcggaacacacggccgtgtccagtgggcacacgggcatgtgagacccttacacggccgtgtcttcCCTGCAccttattttagaaaatttggacagtgagttacacggcctgttcatacggccgtgtccctacttcacacgggcatgtgcctctgtcacacggccgtgtgctaccCTTCACACGGGCGTTTGGACCCCTACACGGCTTGGATTGCTTCACACGACcggagcacacgggcgtgtggccctatCTCACCAAATAATGCTTTTAGATCGAACTTAAGTGCAATTGCAACTCTACGTGCTCCAACCCTCGGCTAAGCTTTACTGAGGTAATTATGACTCTGATCTGGGCTTGATATGTGTGTTATTTGTGTTTGGTTGTGTGATAAGCTTGATACTGAACTCGAGTTATGAGTGTGTACATGCATGATTCTGTAACTGACTGATTGGATGTGAATGTCTACTTCTGACTAATTACCTGAGACTGGTATTTTGATTGTAAATATCTgactgcatacatacatacatatgcataaactATATTGGGCGAGATTTTAAAGAGAAGGAAAATTGACTGAACTGGCAGCTGATCTACTGGTTACTGATAGCCCCAATACCCTGAGGGTCGAGGACTTTATCGATATCGGTATAGCGAATTACTGCATTGGACTGTACCATATGTACGTTAGCTACGCTACATACCTTTGACTGAACTGGCAGTTTTACTGCAACCTATCGGTATAGCGGATTACCGCATTGTACTGTGTCGTATGTTCGTTAGCTACACTACGTACCTTTGACTGAACTGGCAATTTTACTGCAACCTATCGATATAGCGGATT encodes:
- the LOC108478487 gene encoding probable WRKY transcription factor 75; this translates as MENFQGFFPTSSSSSTSLSLNLTSSLGYSEFECGKDNDGILGLMADIKVGGATNENNSLVGTTTESEVKIGKTKKGENKKIRKPRYAFQTRSQVDILDDGYRWRKYGHKAVKNSKFPRSYYRCTHQGCKVKKQVQRLTKDEGIVETTYEGMHSHPIQKTNDNFEHILNQMQIYTSFKSII